One region of Armigeres subalbatus isolate Guangzhou_Male chromosome 3, GZ_Asu_2, whole genome shotgun sequence genomic DNA includes:
- the LOC134227200 gene encoding toll-like receptor Tollo, whose product MRPSPALLSVLFGTIFGVFGASLSKSLLSQAPDECRWSGYSEDDLTLVCRLRTINSELENTNFSVLHPENTVRLRLQCNDGLFFQSSISPGSFRQLSELRSLSIEYCKIANLSDGSFRGLKELTNLTLRTHNTDWSSVSLEIAPHVFNSELSKLEQLDLSQNNMWSLPDGMICPLTKLQNLNLTQNRLRDLSVFHFSASLSTRLSKKCGGSITTLDLSHNNIDNLPPAIFSGLGKLTELSLQNNGLNFIADRALEGLISLSKLDISLNRLSNLPPELFSEAKHIKEIYLQNNSINVLAPGIFSELQQLLVLDLSNNELTSEWINPATFKGLSRLILLDLSNNKISKLEPSIFRDLFSLQILRLQDNFIETIHESTFSELTALHTLVISNNRLSNIEYFSFQGLSRLTLLSLDYNRISRIDRVALRNLSTLHDLHLNGNKLLQVPDALYDVPLLRTLDLGENHISNIDNASFKEMVHMYGLRLTENNIETIRKGTFDAMKSLQILNLSKNRLKKVDAACFDNNTNLQAIRLDGNYLTDISGLFTKLPNLVWLNISDNHLEVFDYALIPTGLQWLDIHANKIAELGNYFEIESQLALSTIDASSNQLTEITGSAIPNSVELLYLNDNLISKVQSYTFFKKPNLTRVDLFGNKITTLDPNALRISAVPDDKALPEFYIGGNPYQCDCNLNWLQKNNVDSRTQPKLMDLDSIYCKLLYNRGRTYVPLVEALPNQFLCKYETHCFALCHCCDFYACDCKMECPARCTCYHDQSWTSNVVDCSRAGYEEQLPEQIPMDSTQIYLDGNNFRTLSSHVFLGRKKLKVLFLNNSNVELISNRTFYGLKELEILQLDHNQIVGLNGFEFVGLDRLKELLLQYNKIATIANHSFDHLPSLKVLRLDHNRIVEFNMWHLPKQLTDLRLASNPWACECEYVEKFREYLKTYDFVKDRTKVRCSVAIAAGNDTAMVVGGAVNESAVVVSPAGPRAVPLDGSGESTSMGAGGFLIYLDNSTTLCSGAVPLDNIINGNLTSRKTVLSPPPIEGYIPLLVAALCGFTVIIIMTLIMFVFRQEMRVWFHSRFGVRLFYRNADMDKNERDKLFDAFVSYSSKDEAFVAEELAPMLENGDPSYKLCLHYRDFPVGAYIADTIVQAVESSRRTIMVLSENFIKSEWCRFEFKSAHHQVLRDRRRRLIVILLGEVPQKDLDPDIRLYLKTNTYLQWGDKLFWEKLRFALPDVPNNQRRRQQQSINMTHSNIRNNYQLSRTPNNRNNTNNQLIMLQQQPPQPDPRLRPPQQQEHSSLQQQPLPLPGLAQQPQPPQLLQHQRQQQQQQQQEQRGVGNASPRTVGIHI is encoded by the coding sequence ATGCGTCCCTCGCCGGCCTTGCTGTCGGTCCTGTTTGGCACCATTTTTGGTGTCTTCGGAGCATCGCTCAGTAAATCACTTCTATCGCAAGCACCGGACGAGTGCCGGTGGTCCGGCTACAGTGAAGACGATTTGACCCTCGTGTGTAGACTAAGAACTATCAACAGTGAGCTGGAAAATACGAACTTTAGTGTTCTTCATCCGGAAAACACCGTCCGATTACGGTTACAGTGCAACGATGGGTTGTTCTTTCAATCCAGTATCAGCCCTGGCAGTTTCCGTCAGCTGTCAGAGCTACGATCGCTCTCAATCGAGTATTGCAAAATAGCAAACCTCAGCGATGGTTCCTTTCGAGGACTGAAGGAACTTACCAATCTGACACTGCGCACGCACAACACAGATTGGTCGTCGGTTAGCTTGGAGATCGCGCCGCATGTGTTTAATTCTGAGTTGTCAAAACTCGAGCAACTTGATCTGAGTCAGAACAATATGTGGTCCCTACCGGATGGTATGATCTGCCCGTTGACAAAACTACAAAACTTGAACCTGACGCAGAATCGACTGCGTGATTTGTCGGTGTTCCACTTTAGTGCTTCTTTAAGCACGCGACTATCAAAGAAGTGTGGAGGATCTATCACAACACTGGATTTGTCCCACAACAACATTGACAATTTGCCACCAGCCATCTTCTCTGGCCTTGGGAAGCTAACGGAACTGAGCCTTCAGAACAATGGTCTCAACTTCATAGCCGATCGCGCCTTGGAAGGTCTTATATCACTTTCAAAACTGGACATTTCCCTGAACCGGCTTTCGAACCTTCCTCCAGAGCTCTTCTCTGAAGCCAAACACATCAAGGAGATCTATCTTCAGAACAACAGCATCAATGTTCTGGCTCCGGGAATCTTCAGCGAACTTCAACAGCTGCTCGTCCTTGATCTCTCAAACAACGAACTTACTTCCGAATGGATCAACCCGGCAACCTTTAAAGGGTTGTCCCGTTTAATTCTCCTGGACCTATCAAACAACAAAATATCCAAACTGGAACCATCCATCTTTCGTGATCTCTTCAGTCTGCAGATTTTACGCCTGCAGGACAACTTCATCGAAACCATCCACGAAAGCACCTTCTCGGAATTAACTGCCCTGCACACTTTGGTCATCTCGAACAATCGTCTATCGAACATTGAGTACTTCTCCTTTCAAGGCCTAAGCCGGCTAACCCTCCTCTCACTGGACTACAACCGAATATCACGGATCGATCGCGTAGCATTGCGCAACCTGTCAACGCTGCACGATCTCCATCTCAATGGCAACAAGCTACTGCAAGTGCCGGATGCGCTTTATGACGTCCCTCTACTGAGGACGCTGGATTTGGGAGAGAACCACATCAGCAATATCGATAATGCCAGTTTCAAGGAGATGGTTCACATGTACGGCTTGAGATTGACCGAAAACAACATCGAAACGATCCGGAAGGGGACGTTCGatgcgatgaaatcgcttcaGATTCTAAATCTGTCGAAGAATCGACTGAAGAAAGTGGACGCGGCCTGCTTCGATAACAACACCAATCTGCAGGCGATTCGACTGGATGGAAACTATTTGACGGACATTTCCGGGTTGTTTACGAAGCTGCCGAATTTGGTGTGGTTGAATATTTCGGACAATCATTTGGAGGTGTTCGATTACGCGTTGATACCGACGGGGCTGCAGTGGTTGGATATCCATGCGAACAAGATTGCCGAGCTGGGGAACTACTTTGAGATCGAGAGCCAGCTGGCGCTGAGTACGATCGACGCGAGCTCGAACCAGCTGACCGAGATCACGGGCAGTGCCATTCCGAACAGTGTGGAGCTGCTGTATTTGAACGATAATTTGATTTCCAAGGTGCAGTCGTACACGTTTTTCAAGAAGCCGAACTTGACGCGGGTGGATCTGTTCGGGAACAAGATAACGACTTTGGATCCAAATGCGCTGCGGATATCGGCCGTGCCGGATGATAAGGCGTTGCCGGAGTTTTACATTGGGGGAAATCCGTACCAGTGCGATTGTAATTTGAACTGGTTGCAGAAGAATAATGTGGATTCGAGGACGCAGCCGAAACTGATGGATCTGGACAGCATCTATTGCAAACTGTTGTACAATCGAGGAAGAACGTACGTACCGCTGGTGGAGGCCTTACCGAATCAGTTCCTGTGCAAGTACGAGACGCATTGCTTCGCGCTGTGTCATTGCTGTGATTTTTATGCGTGCGATTGCAAGATGGAATGCCCGGCGAGGTGTACGTGCTACCATGATCAGAGCTGGACGTCGAACGTTGTGGACTGTTCCAGGGCTGGATACGAAGAGCAACTCCCGGAGCAGATTCCGATGGACTCGACGCAGATCTACTTGGATGGAAACAATTTCCGCACGTTGAGCAGCCACGTTTTTCTGGGCCGGAAAAAGTTGAAGGTTTTGTTTTTGAACAACAGCAATGTGGAGTTAATTAGCAATCGGACTTTCTACGGGCTGAAGGAATTGGAAATTCTGCAGCTTGATCATAATCAGATCGTCGGTTTGAATGGGTTCGAGTTTGTGGGACTGGATCGATTGAAGGAACTGCTGCTGCAGTACAACAAAATAGCGACGATTGCAAACCATAGTTTCGATCATTTGCCTAGTCTGAAGGTGTTGAGGTTGGATCATAACCGGATCGTTGAGTTCAATATGTGGCACTTACCGAAACAACTGACAGATTTGAGGTTGGCCTCGAACCCATGGGCCTGCGAGTGCGAGTACGTGGAAAAATTCCGCGAGTATCTAAAAACGTACGACTTTGTGAAAGATAGGACGAAAGTGCGGTGTTCGGTGGCAATCGCGGCAGGAAATGACACTGCTATGGTGGTTGGAGGAGCGGTGAATGAATCCGCCGTCGTGGTTTCTCCTGCTGGTCCGAGGGCGGTCCCGTTGGATGGCAGTGGGGAGTCAACGTCGATGGGAGCTGGTGGTTTCTTGATTTATTTGGACAACAGTACGACACTGTGCAGCGGTGCTGTGCCACTCGATAACATCATCAACGGGAACTTGACGTCGCGTAAGACGGTCCTATCTCCACCACCAATCGAAGGTTATATCCCGCTGTTGGTGGCTGCGCTGTGTGGATTCACGGTGATCATCATCATGACGCTTATTATGTTCGTATTTCGGCAGGAGATGCGTGTTTGGTTTCATTCTCGCTTCGGAGTGCGGCTGTTCTACCGGAATGCAGATATGGATAAGAACGAAAGAGATaagctgttcgatgcatttgtGTCGTACAGCTCGAAGGATGAGGCATTTGTGGCGGAGGAGCTGGCACCCATGTTGGAAAATGGTGACCCTTCGTATAAGCTGTGCTTGCATTACCGCGACTTTCCCGTGGGTGCGTACATTGCCGACACAATCGTCCAAGCAGTGGAATCATCACGGAGGACGATCATGGTCTTATCCGAGAATTTCATCAAATCCGAATGGTGCCGGTTCGAGTTTAAATCCGCGCATCATCAAGTGCTGCGAGATCGTCGAAGACGATTAATTGTGATCTTGCTGGGAGAGGTCCCTCAAAAAGATCTCGATCCTGATATTCGCTTATACTTGAAAACAAACACCTACCTGCAGTGGGGTGACAAGCTCTTCTGGGAGAAACTTCGGTTCGCGTTGCCCGACGTGCCAAACAACCAACGACGAAGACAGCAACAATCGATCAATATGACTCATTCCAATATTCGAAACAACTACCAGCTCAGTCGAACGCCAAATAATAGGAATAATACCAATAACCAGTTGATCATGCTCCAGCAGCAGCCACCACAGCCGGACCCCAGACTGAGGCCACCGCAGCAACAGGAGCATTCTTCGCTCCAGCAGCAACCACTTCCGCTGCCGGGGCTTGCGCAGCAACCGCAGCCGCCACAACTGTTGCAACATCaacgacagcagcagcagcaacaacagcaggAGCAGCGGGGGGTCGGCAATGCCTCGCCCCGAACCGTTGGGATCCACATATGA